A single genomic interval of Saccharothrix saharensis harbors:
- the trpA gene encoding tryptophan synthase subunit alpha has translation MSRLEPVFSACRAESRAALIGYLPAGYPTVEGSKDVLRTMVSSGCDLVEVGLPFSDPVMDGVTIQRAAEQALRGGFRVRDLFGVVESVAAADGRAVVMTYWNPVLAYGVDRFARDLAAAGGLGVITPDLVPDEGAAWIEATDAHDLDRIFLVAPSSTEERISLTARSSRGFLYATSVMGVTGARDVVSSAAPALVKRVREHTDMPIGVGLGVRNGAQAAELAAFADGVIVGSAFVSAVQDGTVEALAVDLAGGVRQAAAAV, from the coding sequence GTGAGCAGGCTTGAACCGGTTTTCTCGGCTTGTCGGGCGGAGTCGCGGGCGGCCCTGATCGGGTACCTGCCCGCCGGGTACCCGACTGTCGAGGGGTCGAAGGACGTGCTGCGGACGATGGTGTCGTCCGGGTGCGACCTGGTCGAGGTCGGCCTGCCGTTCTCCGACCCGGTGATGGACGGCGTGACGATCCAGCGCGCGGCCGAGCAGGCGCTGCGCGGCGGGTTCCGGGTGCGCGACCTGTTCGGCGTGGTCGAGTCGGTGGCGGCGGCCGATGGGCGTGCCGTCGTGATGACGTACTGGAACCCGGTGCTGGCCTACGGGGTGGACCGGTTCGCGCGTGACCTGGCGGCGGCCGGCGGGCTGGGCGTCATCACGCCCGACCTGGTGCCCGACGAGGGCGCTGCCTGGATCGAGGCGACGGACGCCCACGACCTGGACCGGATCTTCCTGGTCGCGCCGTCGTCCACGGAGGAGCGGATCTCGCTGACGGCCCGGTCGTCGCGCGGCTTCCTGTACGCGACGTCCGTGATGGGCGTGACGGGTGCGCGCGACGTGGTGTCGTCGGCGGCTCCGGCGCTGGTCAAGCGGGTGCGCGAGCACACGGACATGCCGATCGGCGTGGGCTTGGGCGTGCGGAACGGGGCTCAGGCGGCGGAGCTGGCGGCGTTCGCGGACGGGGTCATCGTGGGCTCGGCGTTCGTGTCCGCGGTGCAGGACGGGACGGTCGAAGCCCTGGCGGTCGACTTGGCCGGCGGGGTGCGCCAAGCGGCAGCGGCCGTGTAG
- the lgt gene encoding prolipoprotein diacylglyceryl transferase, translating into MTTYLATIPSPDQGVWQLGPIPIRAYALCIILGIVLAIWWGERRWVARGGLKGEVTDIAVFAVPFGLVGGRLYHVATDYHKYFGEGRNPLEALAIWNGGLGIWGAIALGGVGAWIACRRKGIPLPAMADALAPGIVAAQAIGRLGNYFNQELYGGPTTLPWGLEIYERVDPDTGFKDELGGVALDHTPIEIVHPTFLYELLWNLGVALLIVWADRKFRLGHGRVFALYVAGYTAGRFWIELMRTDPATEVFGLRINVITSAVVFLGAVAYFLIAAKRGEREVIVREEPAAEPSESGRASKSSTMSASSKTDVDEPDAEHTTVPDATPAPDNSADTGNRSDQ; encoded by the coding sequence GTGACGACTTACCTCGCGACGATCCCCAGCCCCGACCAGGGCGTGTGGCAACTGGGACCGATCCCGATCCGCGCCTACGCGCTGTGCATCATCCTCGGCATCGTCCTGGCCATCTGGTGGGGTGAGCGCCGCTGGGTGGCGCGTGGTGGGCTGAAGGGCGAGGTCACCGACATCGCCGTGTTCGCGGTCCCGTTCGGCCTGGTCGGCGGGCGGCTGTACCACGTGGCGACGGACTACCACAAGTACTTCGGCGAGGGGCGCAACCCGCTCGAAGCCCTGGCCATCTGGAACGGCGGCCTCGGCATCTGGGGCGCCATCGCGCTGGGCGGCGTGGGCGCGTGGATCGCGTGCCGGCGCAAGGGCATCCCGCTGCCCGCGATGGCCGACGCGCTCGCGCCCGGCATCGTCGCCGCGCAGGCCATCGGCCGCCTCGGCAACTACTTCAACCAGGAGCTCTACGGCGGTCCCACCACGCTGCCGTGGGGTCTGGAGATCTACGAGCGCGTCGACCCCGACACCGGCTTCAAGGACGAGCTCGGCGGCGTGGCGCTGGACCACACGCCGATCGAGATCGTGCACCCGACGTTCCTCTACGAACTGCTGTGGAACCTCGGCGTGGCGCTGCTCATCGTGTGGGCCGACCGGAAGTTCCGGCTGGGCCACGGCCGGGTGTTCGCGCTGTACGTCGCGGGCTACACGGCCGGCCGGTTCTGGATCGAGCTGATGCGCACCGACCCGGCCACCGAGGTGTTCGGGCTGCGGATCAACGTCATCACCTCCGCCGTGGTGTTCCTCGGCGCGGTCGCGTACTTCCTGATCGCCGCGAAGAGGGGCGAGCGCGAGGTCATCGTGCGCGAGGAGCCCGCCGCCGAGCCTTCCGAGTCCGGCCGCGCGAGCAAGAGCAGCACGATGTCGGCGAGCTCGAAGACCGACGTGGACGAGCCGGACGCCGAGCACACGACCGTACCCGACGCGACGCCCGCACCCGACAACTCCGCGGACACCGGCAACAGGTCGGACCAGTAG
- a CDS encoding Trp biosynthesis-associated membrane protein: MSERSTARRPLWIVVALLLLAAVALWGASAMSWDASADRSGGDVAPALTPLALLFLAAIAAVVALSGWVRRVLGVVVLLAGAATAFQGVDADGPLTGRGLVLLGAVLAVAAGVLLLVRGSAMPRLGGGYQTPGAAKRTADPERELWNALERGDDPTERD, from the coding sequence GTGTCTGAGCGGTCGACCGCGAGGCGTCCACTGTGGATCGTGGTGGCGCTGCTGCTGCTCGCCGCGGTGGCGTTGTGGGGCGCTTCGGCGATGTCCTGGGACGCTTCGGCGGACCGAAGCGGCGGTGACGTCGCACCCGCGCTGACCCCGTTGGCGCTGCTGTTCCTGGCCGCGATCGCCGCCGTGGTGGCGTTGAGCGGCTGGGTGCGGCGCGTGCTGGGCGTCGTCGTGCTGCTCGCGGGCGCGGCCACGGCGTTCCAAGGGGTGGACGCCGACGGTCCGCTGACCGGCCGCGGCCTGGTGCTGCTGGGCGCGGTGCTCGCGGTCGCGGCGGGCGTGCTGCTCCTCGTGCGCGGATCGGCCATGCCGCGCTTGGGAGGCGGTTACCAGACGCCCGGCGCGGCCAAGCGCACCGCCGATCCCGAGCGCGAGCTGTGGAACGCCCTGGAACGCGGCGACGATCCCACGGAGCGGGACTGA
- the trpC gene encoding indole-3-glycerol phosphate synthase TrpC, producing the protein MTVLESIIEGVREDLAAREAALPFDALREKAAKVPPPQDVMSILRSPGVGVIAEVKRRSPSKGQLADIPEPADLAVQYELGGARAISVLTEQRRFGGSLEDFDAVRAAVGVPLLRKDFIVSPYQVHEARLHGADLVLLIVAALEQNALVSLLDRVESLGMTALVEVHTAEEADRALEAGASVIGVNARNLHTLEVDKDVFGRIAPGLPFDTIKIAESGVTGPGDLMAYAGAGADAVLVGESLVTSGDPKVAVNKLVTAGSHPACPRPSR; encoded by the coding sequence ATGACCGTGCTGGAGTCGATCATCGAGGGCGTCCGCGAGGATCTCGCCGCGCGCGAGGCGGCACTGCCGTTCGACGCGCTCAGGGAGAAGGCGGCGAAGGTGCCGCCGCCGCAGGACGTGATGTCGATCCTGCGCTCGCCGGGTGTCGGCGTCATCGCCGAGGTGAAGCGGCGCAGCCCGTCCAAGGGGCAGCTGGCCGACATCCCGGAGCCCGCCGACCTCGCCGTGCAGTACGAACTGGGCGGCGCGCGGGCGATCAGCGTGCTGACCGAGCAGCGCCGCTTCGGCGGGTCGCTGGAGGACTTCGACGCGGTGCGCGCGGCGGTGGGCGTCCCCCTGCTGCGCAAGGACTTCATCGTCAGCCCCTACCAGGTGCACGAGGCGCGCCTGCACGGAGCCGACCTGGTGCTGCTGATCGTGGCGGCGCTGGAGCAGAACGCGCTGGTCTCCCTGCTCGACCGGGTGGAGTCGCTGGGCATGACGGCCCTGGTCGAGGTCCACACGGCCGAGGAGGCCGACCGCGCGTTGGAGGCGGGCGCGAGCGTCATCGGCGTGAACGCACGCAACCTGCACACCCTGGAAGTGGACAAGGACGTGTTCGGGCGGATCGCGCCCGGCCTGCCCTTCGACACCATCAAGATCGCCGAGTCCGGGGTCACCGGGCCGGGCGACCTGATGGCGTACGCGGGGGCGGGCGCCGACGCGGTGCTGGTCGGCGAGAGCCTGGTGACGAGCGGCGACCCCAAGGTCGCGGTGAACAAGCTGGTGACGGCGGGGTCGCACCCCGCGTGCCCCCGGCCCAGCCGGTAA
- the trpB gene encoding tryptophan synthase subunit beta: MARGQLAPTPHDPDERGHFGPWGGRFMPEALIAAVDELAAFYEKARVDPEFLDEFARLLRDFAGRPSLLTEAPKFAAHAGGARIFLKREDLNHTGSHKINNVLGQALLTKRMGKKRVIAETGAGQHGVATATACALMGLDCVVYMGEVDTERQALNVARMRLLGAQVIPVKTGSRTLKDAINEALRDWVANVDDTHYLLGTAAGPHPFPVLVRDFHRIIGIEAREQILEKAGRLPDVVAACVGGGSNAIGIFHGFIDDPSVRLVGLEPGGDGIDTARHGATLTAGTPGSLHGAMSYVLQDEDGQIAEAHSISAGLDYPGVGPEHAFLKDSGRAEYRPVTDAQAMEAFALLSREEGIIPAVESAHALAGALVLGRELGPEGLILVNLSGRGDKDMDTAIKWFGLGVES, translated from the coding sequence ATGGCGCGCGGCCAGTTGGCTCCGACACCCCACGACCCGGACGAGCGGGGCCACTTCGGGCCGTGGGGCGGCCGGTTCATGCCGGAAGCGCTCATCGCCGCGGTGGACGAGCTCGCCGCGTTCTACGAGAAGGCGCGGGTCGACCCCGAGTTCCTGGACGAGTTCGCGCGCCTGCTGCGCGACTTCGCCGGGCGCCCGTCGCTGCTCACGGAGGCGCCGAAGTTCGCCGCCCACGCGGGTGGCGCGCGGATCTTCCTCAAGCGCGAGGACCTCAACCACACCGGCTCGCACAAGATCAACAACGTGCTGGGCCAGGCGCTGCTGACCAAGCGCATGGGCAAGAAGCGGGTCATCGCCGAGACGGGCGCCGGCCAGCACGGCGTGGCCACGGCCACCGCCTGCGCCCTGATGGGCCTGGACTGCGTCGTCTACATGGGCGAGGTCGACACCGAGCGGCAGGCGCTCAACGTGGCCCGGATGCGGCTGCTCGGCGCGCAGGTCATCCCGGTCAAGACCGGCTCGCGCACGCTGAAGGACGCCATCAACGAGGCGTTGCGCGACTGGGTCGCCAACGTCGACGACACGCACTACCTGCTCGGCACCGCCGCCGGGCCGCACCCGTTCCCGGTGCTCGTGCGCGACTTCCACCGGATCATCGGCATCGAGGCGCGCGAGCAGATCCTGGAGAAGGCGGGTCGGCTGCCCGACGTGGTGGCCGCGTGCGTGGGCGGCGGCTCCAACGCCATCGGCATCTTCCACGGCTTCATCGACGACCCGTCCGTGCGGCTGGTCGGCCTGGAGCCCGGCGGTGACGGCATCGACACCGCCCGGCACGGTGCCACGCTCACCGCGGGCACGCCCGGGTCGCTGCACGGGGCCATGTCGTACGTGCTCCAGGACGAGGACGGGCAGATCGCCGAGGCGCACTCCATCTCGGCCGGCCTGGACTACCCCGGCGTCGGCCCGGAGCACGCGTTCCTCAAGGACAGCGGCCGCGCCGAGTACCGGCCGGTGACCGACGCCCAGGCGATGGAGGCGTTCGCGCTGCTGTCGCGCGAGGAGGGCATCATCCCGGCCGTCGAGTCCGCGCACGCCCTGGCCGGCGCGCTCGTGCTCGGCCGCGAACTGGGCCCGGAGGGGTTGATCCTGGTGAACCTGTCCGGGCGCGGCGACAAGGACATGGACACCGCGATCAAGTGGTTCGGGCTGGGGGTGGAGTCGTGA
- a CDS encoding Uma2 family endonuclease, whose translation MALPADYEHDVGHSAPSFHHEGPWTLDEVLALPEDLSQRIELVDGTLLVSPLGTGRHQKLVGDCYAALRAACPPDHEVMPGLNVGLSGGRMLIPDVTVNRAGFRGLLLPVQDLLLAVEVLSPSTRLQDLTLKRTLYGEAGVPFYLVVDPRGGEPAATLFELDGVEYRESARSTGGVLKLEQPFPVTIELSP comes from the coding sequence ATGGCTCTGCCGGCGGACTACGAACACGACGTCGGTCATTCCGCTCCCTCGTTCCACCACGAAGGACCGTGGACCCTCGACGAAGTCCTCGCACTGCCCGAGGACCTGTCGCAGCGGATCGAACTCGTCGACGGGACTCTGCTCGTGAGCCCCCTCGGCACGGGTCGGCACCAGAAGCTGGTCGGGGACTGCTACGCCGCGTTGCGAGCGGCCTGTCCGCCGGACCACGAGGTGATGCCGGGCCTCAACGTCGGCCTGTCCGGTGGCCGGATGCTGATCCCGGACGTCACCGTCAACAGGGCCGGGTTCCGTGGTCTCCTGTTGCCGGTGCAGGACCTGCTGCTGGCGGTTGAAGTGCTCTCCCCGAGCACACGTCTCCAGGACCTGACGCTCAAGCGGACGCTCTACGGCGAGGCCGGGGTACCGTTCTACCTCGTCGTTGACCCGAGAGGTGGCGAACCGGCCGCGACCTTGTTCGAACTCGACGGTGTCGAGTACCGGGAATCCGCGCGCAGCACCGGCGGCGTGCTCAAGCTCGAACAACCCTTCCCGGTAACAATCGAGCTGTCGCCGTAG
- a CDS encoding anthranilate synthase component I, with protein sequence MVSVIGAGAGLGEVSPTREEFRELAAQRRVIPVVRRLLADAETPVGLYRKLAADRPGTFLFESAENGRSWSRWSFVGARSAGALTATGGEAFWLGPHPVGLPEGGDPLVALRETIEVLRTDPLPGLPPLTGGMVGYIGYDAVRRLERLPSLAEDDLKVPELVMLLATDLAALDHHEGTVTLIANAINWDDSPERVDAAYDDAVARLDAMTQDLQSPAPPTVAVFARPKPEFVRRRTQQEHYAVVEKAKEAIRAGEAFQVVLSQRFEMRTTADPLDIYRVLRTSNPSPYMYLLRLDDFDIVGCSPESLVTVRDGKATTHPIAGTRWRGVDDEEDALLEKDLLADHKERAEHLMLVDLGRNDLGRVCKPGSVTVVDFFKVERYSHVMHIVSTVSGELAEGRTAFDAVAACFPAGTLSGAPKPRAMELIEELEPTRRGLYGGVVGYLDFAGDADTAIAIRTALVRDGVAYVQAGGGIVADSDPVAEDNECLNKAGAVLSAIATAQTMAPAVDPARV encoded by the coding sequence ATGGTGAGCGTCATCGGTGCAGGTGCGGGTCTGGGCGAGGTCAGCCCGACGCGCGAGGAGTTCCGCGAGCTCGCCGCCCAGCGGCGGGTCATCCCGGTGGTGCGGCGGCTGCTGGCGGACGCGGAGACGCCCGTCGGGCTGTACCGCAAGCTCGCGGCGGACCGGCCGGGCACGTTCCTGTTCGAGTCGGCCGAGAACGGCCGCTCCTGGTCGCGCTGGTCGTTCGTCGGCGCGCGCAGCGCGGGAGCGCTGACCGCGACCGGCGGCGAGGCGTTCTGGCTGGGACCGCACCCCGTCGGCCTGCCCGAGGGCGGCGACCCGCTGGTGGCGCTGCGCGAGACGATCGAGGTGCTGCGCACCGACCCGCTGCCCGGCCTGCCGCCGCTGACCGGCGGGATGGTCGGCTACATCGGCTACGACGCCGTGCGGCGGCTCGAGCGGCTGCCGTCGCTGGCCGAGGACGACCTGAAGGTGCCGGAGCTGGTCATGCTGCTGGCCACCGACCTGGCCGCGCTGGACCACCACGAGGGCACCGTCACGCTCATCGCCAACGCCATCAACTGGGACGATTCACCGGAACGGGTGGACGCGGCCTACGACGACGCGGTGGCCCGCCTCGACGCGATGACCCAGGACCTGCAGAGCCCCGCGCCGCCCACGGTCGCGGTGTTCGCGCGGCCCAAGCCGGAGTTCGTCCGCCGCCGCACGCAGCAGGAGCACTACGCCGTCGTGGAGAAGGCCAAGGAGGCCATCCGGGCGGGCGAGGCGTTCCAGGTCGTGCTGTCGCAGCGGTTCGAGATGCGCACGACCGCCGACCCGCTCGACATCTACCGCGTGCTGCGCACGTCCAACCCCAGCCCGTACATGTACCTGCTGCGGCTGGACGACTTCGACATCGTCGGGTGCAGCCCGGAGTCGTTGGTGACCGTGCGCGACGGCAAGGCCACCACGCACCCGATCGCGGGCACCCGGTGGAGGGGCGTCGACGACGAGGAAGACGCCCTGCTGGAGAAGGACCTGCTGGCCGACCACAAGGAACGCGCCGAGCACCTGATGCTGGTCGACCTGGGCCGCAACGACCTGGGCCGGGTGTGCAAGCCCGGCTCGGTGACCGTGGTCGACTTCTTCAAGGTCGAGCGGTACAGCCACGTCATGCACATCGTGTCCACGGTCAGCGGCGAGCTCGCCGAGGGCCGCACGGCGTTCGACGCGGTCGCGGCGTGCTTCCCTGCGGGCACCCTGTCCGGCGCGCCCAAGCCGCGCGCGATGGAGCTGATCGAGGAGCTGGAGCCGACCCGGCGCGGCCTGTACGGCGGCGTCGTCGGCTACCTGGACTTCGCGGGCGACGCGGACACCGCGATCGCGATCCGCACCGCCCTGGTGCGCGACGGCGTGGCGTACGTGCAGGCGGGCGGCGGCATCGTGGCCGACTCCGACCCGGTCGCCGAGGACAACGAGTGCCTGAACAAGGCGGGCGCGGTGCTCTCGGCGATCGCGACCGCGCAGACCATGGCCCCGGCGGTGGACCCGGCCCGTGTCTGA